Proteins encoded in a region of the Bacillus methanolicus genome:
- the recN gene encoding DNA repair protein RecN: MLSELSIRNFAIIESLSISFDKGLTVLTGETGAGKSIIIDAIHLLIGGRGSSEFVRHGEDKAEIEGLFLLDDESHPCYEKAREFGIEIEEGMIVLRRDISKNGKSVCRINGKLVTISVLREIGSTLVDIHSQHEHQELMDETMHLPLLDQFGAEEISPAVEEYQEVYRAYEKTMKKLKSLNENEQQMAHRLDLIQFQLEEIQAADLKLNEDEELYEEKRRLSNFERIYEAMQLSYSLLQGEQKGLDWIGLVMSHLEDAAELNPTYKDLFETVSNSYYALEDVSHSLRNELDLLEFDPERLNEIEDRLNEINTLKRKYGKTIDEILEYAATIEEEIETLQNKETHIGQLEKELASLRKDLLVEAKNVTELRKNYAKKLTKLIHQELKDLYMAKTVFEVKIESDESNFTKNGIDKAEFYISTNPGEPLKPLSKVASGGELSRIMLALKSIFSKHQGVTSIIFDEVDTGVSGRVAQAIAEKIYKVSIGSQVLCISHLPQVAAMADTHLFIAKVTKSGRTITSVAPLSDAEKIKEIGRMISGVEITDLTKKHAEELLLLANQIKTAT; encoded by the coding sequence TTGTTAAGCGAACTATCCATTCGAAATTTTGCCATTATTGAATCCCTCTCAATTTCTTTTGATAAAGGTTTAACCGTTTTAACGGGAGAGACGGGGGCAGGTAAATCCATAATCATCGATGCCATTCATCTGTTAATCGGGGGAAGAGGGTCTTCCGAATTTGTCCGCCATGGGGAAGATAAAGCAGAAATCGAAGGACTTTTTCTATTGGATGATGAAAGCCATCCATGCTATGAAAAAGCAAGAGAATTCGGCATTGAGATTGAAGAAGGCATGATTGTTTTGCGGCGCGATATTTCCAAAAACGGAAAAAGCGTATGCCGGATCAACGGGAAACTGGTGACGATTTCTGTATTGCGGGAAATTGGAAGCACCTTAGTTGATATTCACAGCCAGCATGAACATCAGGAATTAATGGACGAAACCATGCATTTGCCTTTGCTTGATCAATTTGGAGCAGAGGAAATTTCCCCTGCTGTCGAGGAATACCAGGAAGTTTACCGGGCTTATGAGAAAACAATGAAAAAACTGAAAAGCCTGAATGAAAATGAACAGCAAATGGCTCACCGTCTTGATTTAATCCAATTTCAATTAGAGGAAATTCAAGCTGCCGATCTTAAACTGAATGAAGATGAAGAGCTTTACGAAGAAAAAAGAAGGCTCAGCAATTTTGAACGAATCTATGAAGCCATGCAATTAAGCTATTCATTACTTCAAGGAGAACAAAAAGGTTTGGATTGGATCGGCCTTGTGATGAGCCATCTTGAAGATGCGGCTGAATTGAATCCAACTTACAAAGACTTATTTGAAACGGTTTCCAACAGTTATTATGCGCTTGAAGATGTTTCCCATTCACTTAGAAACGAACTTGATTTGCTTGAATTTGATCCTGAGCGTTTGAATGAAATCGAAGACCGTTTGAATGAAATCAATACGTTAAAACGTAAATACGGAAAAACAATCGATGAAATTCTTGAATATGCAGCAACGATTGAAGAAGAAATTGAAACGCTGCAAAACAAAGAAACACATATCGGGCAATTGGAAAAAGAACTAGCTTCCTTAAGAAAAGATTTATTAGTTGAAGCGAAGAATGTAACAGAACTGCGAAAGAATTATGCAAAAAAACTGACGAAACTGATTCACCAGGAATTAAAAGACCTGTACATGGCCAAAACTGTTTTTGAGGTAAAAATCGAATCGGATGAAAGCAATTTCACAAAAAATGGCATAGATAAAGCGGAATTTTATATTTCCACTAATCCCGGCGAGCCATTAAAGCCATTGTCAAAGGTTGCGTCAGGAGGAGAACTTTCAAGAATTATGCTGGCGTTAAAGAGCATTTTCTCTAAACACCAAGGTGTTACTTCAATCATTTTTGATGAAGTGGATACAGGTGTTAGCGGAAGAGTTGCCCAAGCGATCGCAGAAAAAATATACAAAGTTTCCATCGGCTCTCAAGTGCTTTGCATTTCCCATCTTCCGCAAGTAGCCGCAATGGCGGATACTCATTTGTTTATTGCGAAAGTAACAAAATCAGGAAGAACCATCACTTCGGTCGCTCCTTTATCTGATGCTGAAAAAATTAAAGAAATCGGCAGAATGATATCCGGTGTTGAAATTACCGATTTAACGAAAAAGCATGCAGAGGAATTATTGCTGCTTGCCAACCAAATAAAAACAGCAACTTGA
- a CDS encoding glycerophosphodiester phosphodiesterase, translated as MTMIFAHRGYSAKYPENTMQAFIEAEKAGADALEIDVQLTKDGEVVIIHDEKVDRVTNGQGYVKELTYKEMRKLDAGFHKKTTAKKEPIPSLEELLEWMTTNRLICNIELKNNLIPYEGMEEKVIELVRKYNLSNRIIISSFNHYSIVYSYRLAPEIEIAPLYSESLFMPWVYAKSIRAKGIHPKLITATDEVILSSIENGIQVRPYTVNKEDDMKRLFLIGCSALITDEPKKALKIRQQIQTAT; from the coding sequence ATGACAATGATTTTTGCGCATCGCGGCTATTCTGCAAAATATCCTGAAAATACGATGCAGGCATTCATTGAAGCGGAGAAAGCGGGAGCAGATGCTTTGGAAATAGATGTCCAGCTTACAAAAGATGGAGAAGTCGTCATTATTCATGATGAGAAGGTTGACAGAGTAACAAACGGCCAGGGATATGTAAAGGAATTAACTTATAAGGAAATGAGAAAGCTCGATGCCGGTTTTCATAAGAAAACGACAGCCAAAAAGGAACCTATTCCCTCGCTGGAGGAACTCTTAGAGTGGATGACAACGAACCGGCTTATTTGCAATATTGAGCTTAAGAACAATCTTATTCCATATGAGGGAATGGAAGAGAAAGTAATTGAACTGGTAAGAAAATATAATCTTTCGAACCGGATTATTATTTCATCATTCAATCATTACAGCATTGTTTACAGCTACCGGCTTGCTCCGGAAATTGAAATTGCGCCATTATACTCAGAGAGCCTTTTTATGCCATGGGTTTATGCCAAATCGATCCGTGCGAAAGGAATCCATCCGAAACTCATAACAGCAACAGATGAAGTGATTCTATCGAGCATCGAAAATGGAATACAGGTAAGGCCATATACGGTAAATAAGGAAGATGATATGAAGCGGTTGTTCTTGATTGGATGTTCGGCTCTAATTACCGATGAACCAAAAAAGGCATTGAAAATTCGACAGCAGATTCAAACCGCTACCTGA
- a CDS encoding TlyA family RNA methyltransferase, with amino-acid sequence MKSKKERLDVLLVERGLVETREKAKRAIMAGLVYSNETRLEKPGEKVSSDIPLTLKGNVLPYVSRGGLKLEKALKEFNIDVRGKVMLDIGASTGGFTDCALQNGVKLSYALDVGYNQLAWKLRQDERVIVMERTNFRYVTPTDLEGEMPDFATIDVSFISLKLILPVLKTLLVPNSDVIALVKPQFEAGKEQVGKKGIVRDPKVHESVLEQIIDFSLGLGFHVKNLSFSPITGGDGNIEFLLHLYWESEKDHGENFLTVSAAEVVQQAHLELKSKKTNEE; translated from the coding sequence ATGAAAAGTAAAAAAGAACGATTAGACGTATTATTAGTTGAAAGAGGGCTTGTTGAAACAAGAGAAAAAGCGAAAAGGGCGATCATGGCCGGCCTCGTATACAGCAATGAAACCCGCCTTGAAAAACCGGGCGAAAAAGTAAGCTCTGATATTCCTCTGACTTTGAAAGGAAATGTTCTTCCATACGTGAGCAGAGGAGGACTAAAGCTTGAAAAAGCATTAAAAGAATTTAACATAGATGTTCGTGGGAAGGTTATGCTTGACATCGGTGCTTCTACAGGGGGGTTTACCGATTGCGCACTGCAAAACGGAGTTAAACTATCTTACGCGTTAGATGTCGGCTATAACCAACTTGCTTGGAAACTTCGCCAAGATGAGCGGGTGATCGTGATGGAGCGAACAAACTTCCGCTATGTGACCCCTACAGATCTTGAAGGGGAAATGCCTGATTTTGCAACGATCGATGTATCTTTTATCTCATTGAAACTTATTTTGCCAGTGCTAAAGACCCTGCTCGTTCCAAACAGTGATGTAATTGCCCTTGTAAAGCCTCAGTTTGAAGCCGGCAAAGAACAAGTAGGAAAAAAAGGAATCGTTAGAGATCCAAAAGTACATGAAAGTGTGTTAGAACAAATCATCGATTTTTCTCTCGGCCTCGGTTTTCATGTCAAAAATCTTTCCTTTTCCCCGATTACAGGCGGAGACGGGAATATCGAATTTTTGCTCCATTTGTATTGGGAAAGTGAAAAGGATCACGGTGAAAACTTTTTAACGGTTTCAGCGGCTGAAGTTGTACAACAGGCTCACCTTGAATTAAAATCGAAAAAAACAAATGAGGAATAA
- a CDS encoding DUF2627 domain-containing protein, with the protein MSRIIALLILLIPGIFAAIGIKLMRDMVFGILQAPFPFLWLQFLAGLLLFLAGLGFVAGFILHRDRKRNKVQKRFQRQPGSDTKK; encoded by the coding sequence ATGAGCAGAATAATAGCATTACTTATATTGCTGATACCGGGTATTTTCGCTGCAATAGGGATAAAATTGATGAGAGATATGGTGTTTGGTATTTTGCAGGCACCCTTTCCGTTTCTTTGGCTGCAATTTTTAGCCGGGCTGCTTCTTTTTCTGGCAGGTCTGGGGTTTGTGGCAGGTTTTATTTTGCACAGGGACAGGAAAAGAAATAAAGTACAGAAAAGATTTCAAAGGCAACCTGGTTCTGACACAAAAAAATAA
- the spoIVB gene encoding SpoIVB peptidase — MKVLKYELLKKIIGGILLVSLVAIGFSKPMQEYVNIPQKITIFEGQQFSLPKAVTVSASLSDDNKSIALEQNRHSLSIQANSPGKNEMMLELAGFPIKQVDVDVLKDFRVIPGGQSIGIKLNTVGVLVVGHHQIDTEEGKVSPGEIAGIKVGDIITEIDGKRIEKMADVAPLVQKTGNEGKPLNIVINRENEKMKTKLQPMKDKKEKTYKLGLYIRDSAAGIGTMTFYQPESKKYGALGHVISDMDTKKPIVVEDGQIVRSTVTSIEKGSNGDPGEKLARFSTDREIIGNINRNSPFGIFGKLNRELKNGVLDKPLPIALSHQVKEGPAKILTVVNEDEVDLFDIEIVSTIPQKFPATKGMVIKVTDPKLLEKTGGIVQGMSGSPIIQNGKLVGAVTHVFVNDPTSGYGVHIEWMLNEAGIDIYEKPREKAS; from the coding sequence GTGAAGGTTTTGAAATATGAACTGCTAAAAAAAATAATTGGTGGAATTCTCCTTGTTTCATTAGTAGCCATCGGGTTTTCAAAGCCGATGCAGGAATATGTAAATATTCCGCAAAAAATAACCATTTTTGAAGGGCAGCAATTCAGCCTGCCTAAGGCTGTCACTGTTTCAGCTTCTTTGTCTGATGATAATAAAAGTATTGCACTTGAACAAAACCGGCATTCATTATCCATTCAGGCAAATAGTCCTGGGAAAAATGAAATGATGTTAGAACTAGCCGGTTTTCCCATTAAACAGGTCGATGTAGATGTATTAAAGGATTTTAGAGTAATTCCTGGAGGACAATCAATTGGAATTAAGTTGAATACTGTTGGTGTTTTAGTGGTAGGGCACCATCAGATTGATACAGAGGAAGGAAAAGTTTCCCCCGGAGAAATTGCAGGTATTAAAGTCGGAGATATTATTACAGAAATTGATGGCAAACGAATTGAAAAAATGGCAGACGTCGCCCCGCTAGTGCAAAAGACGGGCAACGAAGGAAAGCCTTTAAATATTGTGATTAATCGAGAAAATGAAAAAATGAAAACAAAATTACAGCCCATGAAAGATAAAAAAGAAAAAACATATAAGCTAGGTCTTTATATCCGTGATTCAGCTGCGGGGATCGGGACAATGACTTTTTATCAACCTGAATCAAAAAAATACGGTGCTTTAGGGCATGTCATTTCTGACATGGACACAAAAAAGCCAATTGTCGTGGAAGATGGACAAATTGTCCGTTCAACCGTCACTTCCATTGAAAAAGGAAGCAACGGAGATCCGGGAGAAAAGCTGGCAAGGTTTTCAACTGACCGTGAAATTATTGGAAATATAAACAGAAACAGTCCTTTCGGGATTTTTGGAAAACTGAATAGAGAATTAAAAAATGGCGTATTGGATAAACCCCTTCCTATCGCATTATCACATCAAGTGAAAGAAGGGCCTGCGAAAATTTTAACGGTTGTTAATGAGGATGAAGTTGATCTCTTCGATATTGAAATCGTCAGTACAATTCCACAAAAATTTCCGGCAACAAAAGGGATGGTCATAAAGGTAACTGATCCAAAGCTTCTTGAAAAAACAGGGGGTATCGTTCAAGGAATGAGCGGAAGCCCGATTATTCAAAACGGCAAACTTGTGGGAGCAGTTACCCATGTCTTTGTAAATGATCCAACTTCCGGTTATGGAGTTCATATTGAATGGATGTTAAATGAAGCCGGAATCGATATATATGAAAAACCCCGAGAAAAAGCTTCATAA
- the yqiS gene encoding phosphate butyryltransferase, with protein sequence MKLDTLIEKATQSENQTVAVAAAEDEEVIEAVSMALKQNLADFLLFGDKEKILKIMNEKYSGMEKNENLKIIHTNTNELAAEHAVKAVKLNEANVLMKGNIPTAAILKAVLNKEFGLRTGNVLSHVAVFEVPGFERYTIVTDAAMNIAPDLEQKAQIINNAVNVAKGIGIEMPKVAPLAAVEMVNPSMQATLDAALLTQMNRRGQISGCIIDGPLALDNAVSKYAAEHKGIGGDVAGQADILLVPTIEVGNVLYKSLMYFANAKVGAIIVGAKAPIVLTSRADSAESKLYSLALALCSAN encoded by the coding sequence ATGAAATTGGATACGCTGATCGAAAAAGCAACCCAATCAGAGAATCAAACGGTAGCAGTTGCTGCAGCTGAAGACGAAGAAGTCATCGAAGCAGTTTCTATGGCGCTTAAGCAAAATTTGGCTGATTTTTTGCTGTTTGGAGATAAAGAAAAAATCCTCAAAATTATGAATGAAAAATATTCCGGTATGGAAAAAAATGAGAATCTCAAAATTATTCATACGAATACGAATGAACTTGCAGCTGAACATGCTGTAAAAGCAGTAAAGCTAAATGAAGCAAACGTGTTAATGAAGGGGAATATTCCGACAGCAGCGATTTTAAAAGCAGTGTTAAACAAGGAATTTGGTTTACGAACAGGAAATGTGCTTTCGCATGTAGCAGTTTTTGAAGTGCCGGGTTTTGAACGATATACCATTGTCACTGATGCAGCCATGAATATCGCGCCAGACCTTGAGCAAAAAGCACAAATTATAAACAATGCTGTAAACGTGGCAAAAGGGATAGGGATTGAGATGCCAAAAGTAGCCCCGCTGGCAGCCGTTGAAATGGTAAACCCCTCAATGCAAGCGACGCTTGATGCTGCTTTGCTGACCCAAATGAATCGGAGAGGACAAATCAGCGGCTGCATTATTGACGGACCTCTCGCGTTGGATAATGCAGTTTCAAAATATGCTGCTGAACATAAAGGAATTGGCGGGGATGTTGCAGGACAGGCTGATATTTTATTAGTTCCGACAATTGAAGTTGGAAATGTACTTTATAAATCATTAATGTATTTTGCAAATGCAAAGGTCGGTGCTATTATTGTAGGTGCAAAGGCCCCAATTGTTTTAACTTCAAGAGCAGATAGTGCCGAAAGCAAACTATATTCACTTGCATTGGCTCTATGCTCTGCAAATTAG
- the ahrC gene encoding transcriptional regulator AhrC/ArgR: MTKGQRHIKIREIIANNDIETQDELVDELKKAGFNVTQATVSRDIKELHLVKVPLMDGRYKYSLPADQRFNPLQKLKRALMDAFVKIDAAGHLLVMKTLPGNAMAIGALIDNLDWEDILGTICGDDTILIICRTPEDTEIVSNRFLEML; the protein is encoded by the coding sequence ATGACTAAAGGACAGCGCCATATCAAAATAAGAGAAATTATTGCAAATAATGACATAGAGACTCAAGACGAGCTTGTAGACGAATTGAAAAAAGCAGGTTTTAACGTCACCCAGGCAACCGTATCCCGGGACATTAAAGAACTTCACTTAGTGAAAGTTCCCTTAATGGATGGAAGATATAAATACAGTCTGCCTGCGGATCAGAGATTCAATCCACTACAGAAATTAAAACGAGCGCTAATGGATGCTTTTGTAAAAATTGATGCAGCCGGACATCTTCTTGTCATGAAAACTCTTCCGGGAAATGCAATGGCAATCGGAGCATTAATCGACAACCTTGATTGGGAAGATATTTTAGGAACGATTTGCGGTGACGATACGATTTTAATTATTTGCAGAACACCTGAAGATACAGAAATCGTTTCAAATCGATTTCTTGAAATGCTCTAA
- a CDS encoding sigma-54 interaction domain-containing protein, giving the protein MQTAMIVGAGKGGIAILKMLKETAILDVKVIVDINPNAPGILIAKREGTKTGTDWRDYISDKIDVIFEVTGKKEVFTALRDARSKETILIPGSVAFLIAKLFEEKEEYIEKFRNENYKHDLIFNSTDDGMVGIDNQCKIILFNKSAEKIIGIPQAEAKGKHIYEVIPTSQLPRVLETRRVEANQELILENGLKIITTRIPIVDENGQLIGAFSVFKDITEVVNLAEEVTNLKEIQTMLQAIIHSSDDAISVVDEKGRGILINPAYTRITGLTEEQVIGKPATADISEGESMHLKVLKTRRAVRGVAMRVGPKKKEVVVNVAPIIVDGKLKGSVGVIHDMSEIQNLNRELNRARQIIRTLEAKYAFEDIIGESEEMKIAIEQAKLGAKTPATVLLRGESGTGKELFAHAIHNASDRKYNKFIRVNCAALSESLLESELFGYEEGAFSGAKRGGKRGLFEEANNGSIFLDEIGELSANTQAKLLRVLQENEIVRVGGTKSIPINVRVIAATNVNLEKAIANGTFREDLYYRLNRMPIHIPPLRRRKEDIPLLCERLIQKINQDYGRNVESISERALEQLMAYDWPGNVRELENVLGRAMIFLYYTDTEIDLIHLPELKNKSANEIRVPETAHQQPFEGTLNELLEQYEEKIIKNTLIKCNGNKTQAAKTLGISVRNLYYKLEKYVIENNSMQ; this is encoded by the coding sequence ATGCAAACAGCGATGATCGTTGGAGCAGGTAAAGGCGGAATTGCCATTTTAAAAATGTTAAAAGAAACGGCCATCCTCGATGTAAAAGTGATTGTTGACATAAATCCTAATGCACCCGGAATCTTAATTGCAAAACGCGAAGGGACTAAAACAGGAACGGATTGGCGTGATTACATTTCTGATAAGATTGACGTCATTTTTGAAGTGACCGGAAAAAAAGAAGTATTCACAGCTTTAAGGGATGCAAGAAGCAAAGAAACAATTCTCATACCGGGTAGCGTTGCTTTTCTCATTGCAAAGCTTTTTGAAGAAAAAGAAGAATATATTGAAAAATTCCGTAATGAAAATTATAAACATGATTTAATTTTTAATTCAACCGATGATGGAATGGTAGGAATTGATAATCAATGCAAAATAATCTTATTTAACAAAAGTGCGGAAAAAATAATTGGAATTCCACAAGCGGAAGCAAAGGGGAAACATATTTATGAAGTAATTCCGACAAGCCAACTCCCAAGGGTATTAGAAACGAGAAGAGTTGAAGCCAATCAGGAACTAATATTGGAAAATGGCCTAAAAATAATTACAACTCGAATACCAATTGTTGATGAAAATGGTCAATTGATCGGCGCATTTTCTGTTTTCAAAGATATTACTGAAGTTGTCAATCTTGCAGAAGAAGTAACAAATCTTAAAGAAATTCAAACAATGCTTCAAGCGATTATTCATTCAAGCGATGATGCAATCTCCGTAGTTGATGAAAAAGGGCGGGGAATCTTAATAAATCCCGCTTATACAAGGATTACAGGCTTAACGGAAGAGCAGGTGATCGGAAAACCTGCAACTGCAGATATTTCCGAAGGGGAAAGCATGCATTTGAAAGTGCTGAAAACAAGAAGAGCAGTGCGCGGAGTTGCCATGCGCGTCGGCCCGAAGAAAAAAGAAGTTGTTGTAAATGTTGCGCCTATTATTGTCGATGGAAAGCTTAAAGGAAGCGTCGGTGTTATCCATGATATGTCGGAAATCCAAAACTTAAACAGGGAGCTGAACCGGGCCAGACAAATCATTCGAACATTAGAAGCAAAATATGCGTTTGAAGATATTATTGGGGAATCAGAGGAAATGAAAATTGCTATTGAACAGGCAAAATTGGGTGCAAAAACACCGGCTACCGTACTTTTAAGAGGTGAGTCAGGTACGGGAAAAGAACTGTTTGCCCATGCAATCCATAATGCAAGTGACAGAAAATACAATAAATTTATCCGAGTTAATTGTGCTGCATTATCAGAGTCTTTGTTGGAAAGTGAATTATTCGGCTATGAAGAAGGGGCTTTTTCCGGAGCAAAGCGCGGAGGAAAAAGAGGTCTATTTGAAGAAGCAAACAACGGCAGCATTTTTCTTGATGAAATCGGGGAACTGAGTGCAAATACACAGGCAAAGCTCCTGAGAGTGCTTCAGGAAAATGAAATCGTTCGCGTCGGCGGTACAAAATCAATCCCGATTAATGTTCGTGTCATCGCCGCCACGAATGTAAATTTAGAAAAAGCCATTGCGAATGGAACTTTTAGGGAAGACTTATACTACCGGCTTAATCGGATGCCAATCCATATTCCTCCGCTCAGAAGACGCAAAGAAGATATCCCGCTTCTATGCGAACGGCTCATTCAAAAAATCAATCAGGATTACGGGCGCAACGTAGAAAGTATTTCCGAACGCGCATTGGAGCAATTGATGGCTTACGATTGGCCAGGCAATGTGAGGGAGCTTGAGAATGTTCTTGGAAGAGCGATGATCTTTCTTTACTATACGGATACGGAGATTGATTTAATCCACCTTCCAGAGTTGAAAAATAAGTCGGCTAACGAAATAAGGGTGCCTGAAACAGCCCATCAGCAGCCTTTTGAGGGAACTCTGAACGAGCTGCTTGAACAGTATGAAGAAAAAATTATCAAGAACACACTGATTAAATGCAATGGCAATAAGACACAAGCTGCAAAAACTCTCGGAATTTCCGTTCGTAACTTGTATTACAAATTGGAGAAGTATGTTATTGAAAATAATAGCATGCAATAA
- the spo0A gene encoding sporulation transcription factor Spo0A encodes MRKIKVCVVDDNRELVGLLEEYISSQDDMEVVGVAHNGQECLDLLEETDPDVLVLDIIMPHLDGLAVLERLRTLKKNPLPNVIMLTAFGQEDVTKKAVDLGASYFILKPFDMENLANHIRQVNGKSNTFIRKSSSPSHRPQTEQKPKNLEASITSIIHEIGVPAHIKGYLYLREAISMVFNDIELLGSITKVLYPDIAKKYNTTASRVERAIRHAIEVAWSRGNIDSISSLFGYTVSMSKAKPTNSEFIAMVADKLRLEHRAS; translated from the coding sequence TTGAGAAAAATTAAAGTCTGTGTCGTGGATGACAATAGAGAACTGGTAGGTTTGCTTGAAGAATATATATCTTCGCAGGATGATATGGAAGTAGTCGGTGTGGCACATAACGGTCAGGAATGTTTGGATTTGCTTGAAGAAACGGATCCTGATGTACTTGTTTTAGATATTATTATGCCTCATTTAGACGGGCTGGCTGTGCTCGAAAGACTTCGAACATTAAAAAAGAATCCTCTTCCAAACGTAATCATGCTGACAGCCTTCGGCCAGGAAGATGTAACGAAAAAAGCAGTAGATCTTGGAGCATCCTATTTCATTCTAAAACCGTTTGATATGGAAAATTTGGCCAATCATATTCGCCAGGTGAATGGGAAGTCAAACACATTTATTCGAAAATCTTCTTCACCAAGTCACCGCCCGCAAACTGAACAAAAACCAAAAAATTTGGAAGCAAGCATTACAAGTATCATTCACGAAATCGGCGTTCCTGCGCATATAAAGGGATATTTATATTTGCGGGAAGCCATTTCTATGGTTTTTAATGATATTGAACTTCTCGGCTCAATAACAAAAGTGCTTTATCCGGATATCGCTAAAAAATACAATACAACAGCCAGCCGTGTTGAAAGAGCAATCCGTCATGCGATCGAAGTAGCGTGGAGCCGCGGTAATATTGATTCCATTTCATCTCTCTTCGGCTATACAGTAAGCATGTCTAAAGCAAAACCTACGAACTCAGAATTCATTGCAATGGTAGCTGACAAATTAAGGCTGGAACATCGGGCTTCTTAA